Proteins from a genomic interval of Papaver somniferum cultivar HN1 chromosome 4, ASM357369v1, whole genome shotgun sequence:
- the LOC113271621 gene encoding alpha-ketoglutarate-dependent dioxygenase alkB-like, which yields MYGSAQTPDDSERTAFRKAEKKYKLDKSSVITKKPRKNQVKQEEDLSEVIDFKSILETDKETGETPPGISKLQSDFSRPVFCFEDRPGFYFIPGALSVEEQCHWIKESLGNFPQPPNRTNHNAIYGPLHDLFLAAQTQKVLIDAGTVNADANSTFTSNAQELDVKRWKTNEESVQKLSGDSCKVITASSLLRKLRWSTLGLQFDWSKRNYNVSLPHNKIPETLCQLAKRMASPAMPMGEEFRPEAAIVNYFGSGDMLGGHLDDMEADWSKPIVSISLGCKAIFLLGGKSREDLPVAMFLRSGDIVLMARQARECFHGVPRIFADTENAEITSLALQFSNQDDHCFLEYIRTSRININIRQVY from the exons TCAGAAAAGCTGAGAAGAAATACAAACTCGATAAGAGTAGTGTTATTACTAAGAAGCCGAG gaAAAATCAAGtgaaacaagaagaagatttGTCAGAAGTTATTGATTTCAAATCCATACTTGAAACCGACAAAGAGACTGGAGAAACACCTCCTGGAATCTCCAAGCTTCAATCTGATTTCAGTCGTCCTGTTTTTTGTTTTGAAGATCGTCCTG GATTTTACTTTATTCCAGGTGCGTTGAGTGTTGAGGAGCAATGCCACTGGATCAAAGAGAGTTTGGGAAACTTCCCACAACCTCCAAACAGAACTAATCATAATGCAATATATGGTCCGCTTCATGATTTGTTTCTTGCTGCACAAACACAGAAAGTTCTGATTGATGCTGGTACTGTAAATGCTGATGCCAATTCGACGTTCACTTCGAATGCCCAAGAGTTAGATGTTAAGAGATGGAAAACTAACGAGGAAAGTGTTCAGAAATTAAGTGGAGATTCATGCAAAGTTATCACAGCCTCCTCATTGTTACGGAAATTGCGTTGGAGTACTTTAGGACTTCAATTTGACTGGTCTAAG CGCAACTACAATGTTTCTCTCCCACATAACAAGATCCCAGAAACTCTTTGCCAGCTTGCCAAAAGAATGGCATCACCTGCCATGCCAATGGGGGAAGAATTTCGACCCGAAGCTGCAATAGTGAATTACTTTGGTTCAG GTGATATGCTTGGTGGCCACCTTGATGACATGGAAGCAGATTGGAGCAAACCTATAGTAAGTATCAG TTTGGGCTGCAAAGCTATATTCTTACTTGGAGGAAAATCTAGAGAGGATCTTCCAGTAGCTATGTTCCTCCGAAGTGGTGACATTGTTCTTATGGCTAGACAGGCAAGGGAATGCTTTCATG GCGTGCCTCGGATCTTTGCAGACACAGAAAATGCAGAAATTACTTCTCTTGCTTTACAGTTTTCGAACCAAGATGATCACTGTTTTCTGGAGTATATCAGAACTTCAAGAATTAACATCAATATTAGACAAGTGTACTAA